A single Anatilimnocola floriformis DNA region contains:
- a CDS encoding response regulator yields MTKKILLCDDELHILKAAEFKFSRAGYQVTCANNGEEGWSSIERECPDVLVTDCQMPRLNGLELAKRVKDHPATNHLPVIMLSAKGFELSPEQLREEYGIIRLLCKPFSPRELFALVESLLDGGAEPCAVGISTITAVPSAVSRWL; encoded by the coding sequence ATGACCAAGAAGATTTTGCTCTGCGATGACGAGCTGCACATCCTCAAAGCCGCTGAATTCAAGTTTTCTCGCGCTGGTTACCAGGTAACTTGCGCGAACAACGGCGAAGAAGGTTGGTCCAGCATCGAACGCGAATGCCCCGATGTCCTCGTTACCGATTGCCAGATGCCGCGGCTGAACGGCCTGGAATTGGCAAAGCGAGTGAAGGACCATCCCGCCACAAATCACCTGCCGGTCATCATGCTCAGTGCAAAGGGCTTTGAGCTGTCGCCCGAACAGCTGCGCGAAGAGTACGGCATTATCCGCCTGCTCTGCAAACCCTTCAGCCCGCGTGAATTGTTCGCCTTGGTCGAATCGCTGCTCGACGGCGGTGCTGAACCTTGCGCTGTCGGCATTTCGACCATCACTGCCGTCCCCTCCGCCGTGAGCCGCTGGTTGTAA
- a CDS encoding GspE/PulE family protein, protein MFNGNQPPRLGNILVEKGVLTLERLQEALDLQKRSNGTKLLGEILIEREFATEDQVTECLAQVYVLPYAKLEPRLADPKIVEVLPREYIEKNLVFPLFKIRGVLTVALSEPTNLFLLDEMSRATNLQVQVVVASPKDIRRMITTLPDSKTFVIDDIIEDHDQSEVTLIETAIDDIGDATEIAGQSPIIRLVNYVIYNAVKEGASDIHIEPAERCMRVRYRIDGRLYKSLEVPLNLLNAVTSRIKIMASLDISERRLPQDGRVHVMLDGRKVDLRISTFPGNRGEKTVIRVLDTRSVSLNLRDLGFAEDVLEPLQAGIRAPNGIILVTGPTGSGKSTTLYAALNEIACMENNICTVEDPIEYHLPLINQFQVQERVGLTFSKALRTLLRQDPDVIMVGEVRDEETARTAIQAALTGHLVLSTLHTNDSPSAITRLVNIGVEPFLISAALNQILAQRLVRRVCPKCRTAYEPPRPLRKSLERMGYGMDTFYKGAGCKRCRNTGYSGRVGVHELLIIDDRIRDAVVAEASVTELKRIGLDNGMVTLRKDGFRKVREGLTTVEEVIQITGESMGSDTEIREVAAALV, encoded by the coding sequence ATGTTCAATGGCAATCAACCGCCGCGGCTGGGAAATATTCTCGTCGAGAAGGGCGTGCTCACGCTCGAGCGATTGCAGGAAGCTCTCGATCTGCAGAAGCGTTCGAATGGGACGAAACTGCTCGGCGAAATCCTGATCGAGCGCGAATTCGCCACCGAAGACCAGGTGACGGAATGTCTCGCGCAGGTCTATGTCCTGCCCTATGCCAAGCTCGAACCGCGGCTGGCCGATCCGAAGATCGTCGAGGTATTGCCGCGCGAATACATCGAGAAAAATCTGGTTTTTCCGCTGTTTAAGATTCGCGGTGTGCTAACGGTTGCGCTCAGCGAACCGACCAACTTGTTCTTGCTCGATGAAATGAGCCGGGCCACGAACCTGCAAGTGCAGGTGGTCGTCGCTTCGCCTAAAGACATCCGGCGGATGATCACGACGCTGCCGGACAGCAAGACGTTTGTCATCGACGACATCATCGAAGATCACGATCAGAGCGAAGTGACGCTCATCGAAACGGCGATCGACGACATCGGCGATGCCACCGAAATCGCCGGCCAATCGCCGATCATTCGGCTGGTGAACTACGTCATCTACAACGCGGTGAAAGAAGGCGCCAGCGATATTCACATCGAGCCCGCCGAACGTTGCATGCGGGTCCGTTATCGCATCGACGGCCGACTTTATAAGTCGCTCGAAGTGCCGCTGAACCTGCTCAATGCAGTGACCAGCCGTATCAAGATCATGGCGTCGCTCGACATCAGCGAACGTCGCTTGCCGCAAGATGGTCGCGTGCACGTGATGCTTGATGGCCGCAAGGTCGATCTGCGTATCAGCACATTTCCAGGCAATCGCGGCGAAAAGACGGTAATTCGCGTGCTCGACACGCGCAGCGTTTCGCTGAATCTGCGCGACCTCGGTTTCGCCGAAGATGTGCTCGAACCACTGCAAGCCGGTATTCGTGCGCCGAACGGCATCATTCTCGTGACGGGCCCGACCGGTAGCGGTAAGAGCACCACGCTCTATGCCGCGCTGAACGAAATCGCCTGCATGGAGAACAACATCTGCACGGTCGAAGATCCGATCGAGTACCACTTACCGCTGATCAACCAGTTTCAAGTGCAAGAGCGCGTCGGCCTGACGTTCTCGAAGGCCCTGCGTACGCTGCTACGGCAAGATCCCGACGTGATCATGGTCGGCGAAGTTCGCGATGAAGAAACGGCCCGCACTGCCATCCAAGCCGCTCTCACCGGCCACCTGGTGCTCAGCACACTCCACACCAATGATTCGCCGTCGGCGATCACGCGACTCGTCAACATCGGCGTGGAACCATTTTTGATTTCCGCCGCGTTGAATCAAATTCTCGCGCAGCGACTGGTTCGCCGCGTTTGTCCGAAGTGCCGCACTGCGTATGAGCCGCCGAGGCCGCTGCGAAAATCGCTCGAGCGGATGGGCTACGGCATGGACACATTTTATAAGGGCGCCGGTTGCAAGCGCTGCCGCAACACCGGTTACAGCGGCCGTGTCGGTGTGCATGAATTGCTGATCATCGACGATCGCATTCGCGATGCCGTTGTCGCCGAAGCCTCGGTGACGGAGTTGAAGCGGATCGGCCTCGACAATGGCATGGTCACGTTGCGGAAAGATGGCTTTCGCAAAGTGCGCGAAGGTCTGACGACGGTGGAAGAAGTGATTCAGATCACTGGCGAATCGATGGGCAGCGATACCGAAATTCGGGAGGTCGCCGCTGCACTTGTGTAA
- a CDS encoding STAS domain-containing protein, with protein sequence MKLPTEIFGNVIVVHTPEELSAETAGQFENFLTSLDRSQVVIDLNGSETIESGGLESVLDAQEALRAIGGDVKISTSNHVNRKILEMTRLDEQLEVFETVIDAVKSFAS encoded by the coding sequence ATGAAACTACCCACCGAAATCTTTGGCAACGTGATCGTGGTTCACACGCCCGAAGAACTGAGCGCGGAAACCGCCGGTCAGTTCGAGAATTTTTTGACCAGCCTCGATCGCTCGCAAGTCGTCATCGATCTCAACGGCAGCGAAACCATTGAAAGCGGCGGTCTCGAATCGGTGCTCGACGCTCAAGAAGCGCTGCGTGCCATTGGCGGCGACGTGAAGATCTCGACCAGCAATCACGTGAACCGCAAGATTCTCGAAATGACCCGCCTCGACGAACAGCTCGAAGTCTTCGAAACCGTGATCGACGCCGTCAAAAGCTTCGCCTCCTAA